The sequence below is a genomic window from Nicotiana tomentosiformis chromosome 6, ASM39032v3, whole genome shotgun sequence.
catttctatAGAGGGCAGTTCTTTGGCTTACATTGTAAATTCAAGcaccatacactcctatattgaagagttattcttttaagattcatagattgattcatcttgcttagtcctaaaaattatcttctttccaaccttgtttatttggTATCCCTATTTGAGacttctatttatccttacaatttgtattaagctatactacatatccttaaaattacGTACAAATTAAactttatccgtttttcgggtaaacatatatatatatatatatatatatatatatatatatatatatatatatatatatatatatatatatatatatatatatatatgagagttGTGGTAAATTAACAGAGTTAATCACTTAATGATGAATTCTCATAATACATATAAATATCTGGACTAATATGAGTTTAAATGAAGCGAGATGAACAGTGAGATAATCTTTTACTTCATTCCAGATTTTACTTGCTCTTCTAGGTCAAATTCATGCCAATTCTATTCTACTCAAAGCTATCCCACCTTTTATTGTTACTAGACAATTCTCCTCTGGCATGAGCTGTGACCAAACAATATAGTAACAACAATAGTAGAAAGGGTTTACTAGCTATGTATTGATGGTGAAAAATTTTAGCAAATTGAGATAATTTTTACTGTAAATATAAGTTAATATTGAAGCCGGCTGGAAGATCAATATATCAAAATAACCTTGAGCGGCTACAATATTATTAAGTTTCTTTCTCTTGACCAAATCTGTAATCTTCATTAGTTTATTCATTTTTGTGATTATCCTTATCAAACTAGAAGTTACCAAAGAACAAGCATAACACTGAATAAAGAACATTAATTGGTAATATCGTAAAAATGGCAACTAATGCACTATTGGTTTATTCTTTCCAATTATGTTTAAACACTGGTTTAGTTTGCTCTTACAGGCAAAGCAAAAATATCTAAGCAATCTCTATCAAATGCATATATTCACTTgatgtaaaaatatatatatatgacgcCCCTTAATTTTTTGGTGAGTtggtttttttatattttgattctcATTAATAAAAATCTTGGCTCCGCCACTGCGAATAACATCATATCATGTCGGGTGATGAATTGTTGTCAATTATACCTTATTTTCAACTAGGTACTTTTCATTATTGACCGACCATCTGCCTCATACATATATTCACTTGATGTGAAATATCCAAATAAATTATTACTAGTAATCTAGAGTCTTTTGGGAAAGTTAAGCAAGAGTCTAGTCTCATCAAACATCACTACCTGGGACCTTTATTTAAAAATGAGGATTGTCTTGAaagttaattagtaaaattttcttgctttattttcttattttgcaatatattatttaataaaatACGTTTCTTTTCATGAGGAAAAAGTGCTATAAAAAATTAATAAACCAAGTGGATCTAGTTGATTCCGGAGAATCAATTCAATGATTATGAGATAGAAATTCAAATACATAGTGTTATGAGTTCAAACTCTCTTTAAAAAAAGAAAACGAACTCACTAATTTAATCTTCTTATGCACTTGgttccaaaaaaagaaaaaaattgccCGCATGTAAGGCTGACATGCTTCCTGTCCAATGAGATTATGGTAAAAAATTTATAATAGAATCGAACTACATTGATTGAATTAATTATCTTCATGCATAAAAATATTACTACCTCCGGTTCAGAATAAGTGATCATTTTATCTTTGACACGTCAATTAAAAAGATACAAATTCCTAGAGAAAAAAAGATATATTCACTAAATTAatcttaattaattgttaccttAACACATTAgaatatgtaaataagggcaaattttgaaaaaataaaattaatttctttttgaCTATGTATATGAACACTTATTTTgaaccaaaataaaaatataaaatgatcctTATTGTGGACCAGATGAAGCAGATAGTAAAAAAAACATTAAACAATCATCCGCTAATAACTACGGTAGGCataattgttattttattttttcgctTGTTAATAATCCTAGCACTAAATATAATGGTGTAAATAGAACCTAGAGTCATATTTATTTGCATTGATTGATAAAAAGCCGAATGCATTTGAAACTATGAGGGGAATTGAATTTTTTTACTAGGATTCCTGCCTTGATGTTGTTTTTTCTTCTTGGATCCTTCACTTAATTGATAAGCATAACACTAAAATAATTTTCATCTGTTAATATATCATAGGCCAGCAGTTTCTTGGTATTGCCATTCTTGAATTTCTAACGGGGGAGAATCCCAAGCAAGATCCCAATAATTTGTAATTAAATAAGCCCATATAGACCTTTTAACTTCTTTTATCGTCgttttccattttttatttttgtttagtaGTTTGATTTAAATGATACTCGTATCAATTAGTTTAGGAATAAGTTTTACTCATGTTAATATGTTTATTTTGGATTAGACACTTTTTTACTAACATAATGCATAAAGAACTTCTACTGCGGagaaattaataaataataatattaaaatgaGTCGAAATAAAATGAAGCAACATGAATAGTGAGTTTTCATGTACTTACTTGGGATCAGAGCAATGTTATTGTTTTTAGTTGTTGTTGTGAACAAACAAATAGAAGAATTGAAACTAAGTGAGGATTGAGAActtcaaaaaaatattattttctagttCTTTTGGCATTTGAAAATTGGTTGAATAGAGCCACTGCCAGTCTGCCACTGAATAATTGAGCAATAATATATGAACTAAAGttgaaattaagcaaataatgaCCCTTTCAACAAGAACACACTAAAGCACCAGTGTTAGGAGGAATAATTGCTAAAAACAGATTAATTTAGTGGAGATTAAGTGCTGAAAGTGGCTTTGCTTTAGTGTTTAGCCATTAGGGTCCTTTCACTTACTAATATGAATATGAAAATTATGTGACTAGTTTTTTTATATGGATCCCAAATactccatttttttatttttcttcaagaAAATTAAGGTATCAGCCGACCTAcatgttaattattaatcataaTGATAATGATTATGCACACCACCTATCACACTAATGGCTTCTTATTAGGGCGATTATATTAGTTTTCTTTAAGCATTTGACGACAATATCAGAAAAGCAAAACAAAAACTAAACATCTTTATTTCTGGTTGCCTTTGTTTTCTTTCTTCACTTTTTCTTCTATAACGTATATTTGATATGTTTAATGCAAGTGGGCTGTAAAGTGCTTTTATTAACATAAATGGTTAGTGAGTTTAATGACAACTAATTTCAGCCATAAACTAAAACCCAAAGAAATAGAACTAAACAAACAGTTAATAATCTATCAAAAACCAAAGGAATATGTCAAAAGCATAAAGTTTTGTATATTTAAGGACGAATAAACAAAATGTTTGACATTAACAAAATAACTAAGCATCTCCACTGCCATACTCCCCAGCTTACCAATCAAATTATATGTACAAACCACCACCAATTACATATGCTGTGTTTGTGGAATATATCCACATTTCCCATTTCATAATCATTTACAACACGTCTTTCCCCCTTCTTTTTCCCCCCTTTTTCAATATAAGGATACTCTTTGAATCTTCTTGCATGTATCTACTTAATTTATTGGGTATATGTTATATCTCCTGTCAACATTGCTTAATTTATCGGGTATCTGTTATCTCCTGTCGACATtgcttaatttattttctttttcaatatAAGGATACTCTTTGAATCTTCTTACACATATCTGCTTAATTTATTGAGTATCTGTTATCTCCTGTCGAGATTGCTTAATTTATCGGAGTATATCTCCTATCAGCACACGTATAAGTAAACTCTCATTTGTTATCTCCTATTAGGACATGTATAAGATAATTCTTTCTACTAAAATAGTGACAAAATGTGAGAAATCACTAACTCTTTTAATCATTCACAAGCATGGCTTGACCAGTccctttttttgtgtgtgtgtgtgtttgggggggggggggggggggtgttattTAATAAGACTCAATATCCAGCACACAACGCATAGGGAATTAATTTAGGTTCTGTGCTGGAAAACCGAACGAATCAAAACAAAAATGAATGTGATTATGTATATTGGAGCAAATAAATTACTATCACAAACTCCTTAAGAGTCGATCTTGTTGAGAACAGCACGTATAGAAAAATGTttgcaaaaaaaaatatataaagggGTAAAcgtaaaagaacaaaaaaaaaaatggagAAGCAAATATAGCACACGAGATTTAAGAAAAAAGAATGGAGGAGCCTAAATGGAACTTCAAATTTGAGGAAATCCAAAAGTTCCTGCAAAACAAATCTATGTTGTACTACCCCCTCTGTGTATACTGCCATTGACAATGTATATCCCTGCAATGCAAGGACAGTTTCTATACATGTATTCGATTATTTGGTTTCTGGGGAAAAACATTTATATATAACCCTTTCAAATGCTTCCGAGTTCTTCTCAGGATTTGGAGTGCAACACCTCCTTTACTTCAACACCCCCCTAAGAAGCAAAATCGAGCTCAAATCTTTCGAGTGTTGTATAGGTATTTCCTCCAAATATGTCATAGAAGTGCACAGAAGTATCTTTTCCTAACCCGAATGTTACCACCAACCATGATTTAAATGTTGCTTAACGTCTCATCCTCATAAGATGATTCTAAGCACTCGCACGGGTTGGAGTAAAAGTAATCCTCCTCTTTAGGTCTGTCTTGAATGACTAATCTCTGTATAGGGTTGCCCATACGTTCAACATGAGCTTCCTTAACAGCGGTAGAAAACTCATCCCATGTTAATGATCCACCGTTATGTTGGTCTATTAAATCCACCAGAAGTCTTCTGTGTAACAAGATAGTTTTCTTGTATCCAAGATATCTACATAGAATAGAGGACATTAAGAAAAAATCAAGATTGTACAAAAACCAGCAAACCAACTAAACCCCATGTGTAATGTGCATCCCTAATAAATATTGGAATATGAAGTCGCCCTTTTATTATGCAACTACTATGATCTATTAAAAAAGAATACCTGCGATGTCCTTCGACAACTTTAGCCATGTTTCCATCATAAGTAGGAACAAAAACATCGCTCTCCAGAGAAACGAGATAATCTAATGCAGCCATCTGGGAGGAGTGATTTTGAAAGAACCTCAGCTCAGAAGGCTCTAGAAGTGTCTCCTTCCTTACCTGTTAGAAAACAAAGTCCGTGCAAAATAATGAGTCTGCAAATTCAGTCATCATATTCAGAATCGTAAAAAGTAACTAGAACCTACTAACTTACCAAATTTGGGTAAGCTGCTGCAAGATTAGCCATTCTCCTTTCTCCACCATAAATTTCCCCAGCAGCGATGTAGACTTGAATACTAGGATCGATGTCCAATGCTCTTAAAGTAAGAGCAGTTTCCTCAGGTGTCAAAGGACATAGACCATCTCTTCTTTTCAAATCTGAATTTATAACTTTCTCTTTCCACCATGGATAAGCATATCTGCAGAAAATAAATACGACGTTAATAAGCCAGAGAACTAAGGATGTTTAAAGCCACCAATGAATACAAGGATTTAACTTCACCTCATTCTTGTCAACTCTTCAACCTCCTCCTTGTTGCATCCCTGAGTACAGCCAGAGAAAGCTAACATATCCATTTCGTATCTCAGGTGCAGAACCATAAAAGGACCCTCTTCTCTGAGTAGTCTGATAACCTTTCTACCCAACTCTTCTATTTGAGGGGTGAATTTCAAAGCACCAAAGTTAACTCGGCATCTTAGCTTTTGAATTTCCATAGGTTGCCCATTATTGGCAAGCCGAGCATCAGTCCTGTTCAAATGAACTACTTTATGCATCCGAATTAAGGGAAGAATCTGTATTCAGAAAATGACCATCATTACACTGGAAAAAAAATGCGAGAgttaacaacaataacaaaataccATTTATTTAGCAATAAACCACAAACCTGATTATGGTAGTAGGAAATGTCGGACCAACTAATAGGAGCCATGGTATGAATCGTTCCTAACTCTACTCTCTTCTTCAGTCTTGGAGGTAGCTCCTTCAATATTCGAACTTCATCTCTCACGGACGTTATGAAATGATCAACATCAAATATGTCTTGAAATTCACTGCAAATAAAAAATGCTGTTAATAAAAATCATGTTTTCTTTCTAAATAAGAATTCAGTAATTTGAAAGATAAAAATCACGACAATTGAGTGGACATACCTCGGATCAGCCCAAAAGGAGGTTTTATCCAGCTCAGGAACAATAAGAGTCACATTCAAATATCTTGCTATAGCAACCATATCACATATCTGCAACAAGAATAGACAAAGAACAAAGGGAAAAAAACAAGTAACAAAATCATCCATACGAGTCAAAATTTTGGTCATCCAAATTAATTACATTTGTATGTGGTAGTGAACTGATTGATCTAAAACAAACTACTAACCGCTGACCGCATTTGATTAAGCCCACCATTGCATGAAACCATGAGGTAACCATTATTCCTGTAAACCCCTGAGATTCACAAATAATCATAACATTCATCAGTCTGACAAATCGTTCAGATGTGAAGTTATGAGCTCTAAATTCAGCCCCTGGAACTTCCAATACTAACGGTCAGGAAACATATAACCGCTGAAAGACTTGCAAAACAATTGTGTTCTTAAATTACGGTAACCAGAAAGTTTGATTAACCTGAATAGGACGATGTAGTATGGGATTTCAATAATATTCCCAAGCCAAAAACTAAAAAAATGGATCAACATACTTTAAAAGTATACCAATTATAGTTAGAATAACCTGAAAATAGGTAAAATTCCTTCTATAACAAGTCCTCCAACTAAATATGCATAAATGGCATTAAGCTATACTCATTAATAATTCCACTTCCCAATTAAGATGACTATCTCTATGACACAATATGCAACATGATCTCTTAGTTATTGAATGCAAAGGCGAAGCCAAGATTTCAACTTTATAGGTTCTGGATTTTAAAACAATGACTTCAAGTGCGAATAAAAGGATTCTAAATTAAATTTTACACATACTTAATGAATATCTTAACACAAATACACTATTTGAACAAAAGAAACTGCCTTCGGCCTCTAGCCTTATTGGAACGCAAGGGGGAAACAAGTCTACAATGCTGAGTACATGGACatgaaaacacacacacacacacagagtcaAAAGGATACTCACTCTTTGGTGGAAGAACTCTAGCAGGGACCGCAGGGGACGATTTAACGACGAGTAGTGAAGTGGATTCGTGAGAAAAACAAGAGGGCCAGCCTTTTAAAACCCTAGGACCCCAAGTCTCTCCCAATATAGTCAATTGAACCAAACAAATCCACAACAGCACAGATGTAGTTACCCTTATAATCCATAGCTTCATTCTAGACCTATATACTATACAATTCTTCAGTTTCTCTACACGACTCTCCCCTAAAGCTGTCCCTTTTAACCCCATTATTCTTTATGACCAATCCCCCCGCCCCCCTACAATTCTCTGCCCATAAAATAACTATTCAAATCTCAAGGttgtatttttttccttttttagctCAATATCTCATCACACACAATCAATATACCCCAAAAAGATCACTTCTTTGGATAATGTAGGATCTAAAATCAATCAAGATCCCACTTTATTTGAGACCCACAATTTTGCTTCATACAAAAGGTTGCAAAAAGAAGTTGAAATCCGAGCACCAAAATAGGAAAAGTTTAAATCTTTAACCTAAATGAGAAGAAAATTTCAGAATATTCCCTTCAGAAATTTGAGCAAAACTGCAAAACTTATTCTGAAAAGGAAAAGGATGTGAATGGGAGAAGGAGAAAGATGATGATAACACAATTGGGTCGGTTTAGGGAGTGATAATATATGGATCGGGTCTTGACCCTGTTGATTGGTTGAAATGGTTATGACATACCAATTTGGAAACAAATTTATGGATATTGATAGCTAGTTTGGCTAAAttgcaaaaatcagcttattttgaaaattgttactTTTCGATATAAACtttttttttctgcttcttcaaaattatttctgtttctcctcaaaaatacttttttttcttctaaaagcttgCCAAACActttaattttaaaaaagaaaaatatttttttaaaaaaaataaagtgttTTTGGCTTTAGAtaagtttggccaaacatgctagtAATGTTTCCACTAAACTAAACTGTAGTTGATTTATTATGGTTAAATTAATTAACAAAATTAATGTAAACTGTTTATTAACTCCATTTAAGTCCCCCCTAAATTACGGGTCAATAACTCATTAACTTTTGTTAGGACAAACATAACTACTCTCATCTCAATGATCATGTAAGTTTGGAATGTCAAACTCAATTGTAACtttttacacattaatgatcaatGGAGatagtttttcttttttaaaaaaaactccaTTTAAGTAATAACAACATTTATCAAAATATATACTACTCCTACTATGTAAATATTCATTAATTTAATTTAATAGAAATACCACATTTACCTCATGCTTAAGCTCTGTTTTTGTCTGTGCTTCTTTTTCAACTTTGGCAGtgattactttttttttaatagcACTTTTGTGTGATCAATGATTATCACATGGGACTAAATTATCTTGTATTGTTAATACTGATCTCCATTTATATCTTTTGTTATTTGAAAATAGTTTGATGagcaataaaaataaatttagttTTAACATTTGATTTTGATCTTTAAGTTGAATTGATTCGTGATTTTTTTTTTCCGGGTATGAGTCAGATTTGATAACATTAGACCAACTCTTATTTTTTAAGAATACGACGCAAACAATCTTGGTGATAATCCAACCTTATAAAATCGATGTTGCTTTTATAATATCAAGATTTACATACTACAGTTAGACAACGAATTTAATTTTACATTTAACAGCATAGAATACTACTTTGATGAATAATTTGATAAAAAATATATTGCTTGTCATATTCTTTTCTTAGAAAATATACAAACTTGTTTGACTGTCTAAAATTGGTAAACAGAACAAAAACAATGTCATTGGGTTGTAAAAACGCATCTAGCTTAGTCAATGGATGtcaatctttctttcttttttgggttTTGGCCTTAGATTTGATGTTAGCGGATCTTGCTAAATTATAGGggagaaataagaagagagaacATAAAAAGAAACGAAAAGAAGGAAAGGAAACCACCAAATTAATGCCGAAAATCAACAATAAATGCAAACCATTTAAATTGCTAATCCAGCCTGGCCCATTATTGGTTTTAATTATACAATCAGACGTGTCAAAAATCAAGATACTTGTACCTTACACGTGGCAAGGTGAGATGATAGTCATAGTACAACAACCTCCGTATTGCCGAAGTAAAAGGACAGAGATTTCTAGGACCCTTCAAATATCTGTTTGTCGAGAGCCACCGACGATATTTGCCTATATCTCCGGAAACAATCTTACCTCTCATAAATTTACCTGACTTAAATGTAAATTAAGCCAAAAAATTTACACTACAACAATTATAAAACTGATAAAAATGTACATAAAAGACATACTCCTATATATACTTATGTTACTTAAAACCGCAAAAAATACTAGTATAAGTAAATTTTCTTCTTTAGCTAGATTTTAGAAAGACGAAAGAAAATTATTCTGCATTATATGTTTACACCAAAATATATCAACTTACATTAATCTCAAAATCTAGGACGCATTGCCTTGTTAATTCACGCTTCGTATTTGGTAGGCAGAGAATTCTAGaaaacaaaaagaggaaaaatataTATACTGTACTAATTTTGATAggaattaatatatttaattttGCAAGAATACATTCAAAGTGATTaccaaattgtttaccctcaaaatcggataacaattgaatttattagTGGTTATAAGAACAtgtggattaacttgatacaaagcgataaattagattgcaattgaaataaataacgatagATTAACCGTAAACCACGTGAGTTGAATGATTTCGGCTTAGGAAAGCAGGCCACTCGCACTTTATTTGACACCAAAATATAAAAGAGTAAGAGAAAGTATTGCTTTTCAGTATATCTTACAATGTTCTTATGATTTGTcaagtcccctttatatattaaGGGTCATCTAccttttaaggtattattttattgttctataAAAGGCAAAAGTCCTTGATTTGCTGACCGTTGGTTCCCCTTTTCGGGTCATTCCTTGATTTCTGCCATAATAATTAgttaatggcgagaattacgGACCCTTGTCGGATGAGTTGGGAAAGTTTTTTTCGAGACCGCTAGAAATGGGACCGGTTATGCCTTTGGTTAACTTgagggcaaatctgatggtcTCGATAGCTAATTTCGACAATGATTCGGGTTCAATCTCAATCACCATATTTCGATCTTGGCTGATTGTATTGAACGTTAGATCGATTTTCAAGCTCGACCTTATCCGATCACAGACATTTTGACCCCGACCTAATCAGGGAGTCTTGGAAGCGCAATCGAATATcgagctcgattttacccgtatacagatagtcccctcgtttttcggaaaataaatgacgagaaacgatatgagcttccgattcttacttcgatatATCATGACGTAACATCCTCTTATTTTCTGGAGAGTAAatgatgagaaacgatatgagctttcgattctcacttcgataaatcatgacgCCGACTTCATGACGTAAGTGATAAGAATAGCTGAAATACCCCGTCAGTCCAGTTTTCGAGGCATTAAATGAGTGTCAGTTAATGGTCGGCCGCTACAGGATGCGAACCGCCATTTTGAGAAAATTATAAATACCCCTTTCATCCATTCATTAGAACTTTTACATCCAAACTCTTCTCTTGTGTTTTTAAGAAAGCTTCATCACCTTCATCTTCTGGTTTTCTAGCTTAGCCTCAAAACTTCTTCTCTTCTAGTACTTTGAAAATTTATATAAGTTATCTGCTAAGCTCACCTCCTCTTTTACTAACACTTTTTTTTCTCCATTGTTTATaaaaaatggcaaagacttcaaaatctgttcctcaaaaagaaaacccCCCTTATTCACGACCATCTGTTAAAAAAAATGTTCCGTCTGTCGTTGTTAAGGAATCGGTACCGGAACCCCCTTTGAAATTGTTCGTACCTATAGGGTGCCCAACCAgtgctgattttaaggtcgagaaaaCCTCATCTGTGtcgggtcggtgtgagccgatCTCGAGATATATCTTCTTGGTCACCAAGGACGTCCTCTCTGAGGTcaaaaaagattgtaactgggctGGCAAGCACGTGGTGGTACCTAAGCCCGAGGAAGCCATTACCACCCACGTAGATGGTTTTTTGAGTGCTTACACTTATCTCTTCATGTTGGGCCCCTTAGACCCGGTCATCGTCGCCTTCTGTAAGAAGTACGAGGTGACCCTTGATCAAATTCAACCCTCGTTTTGGAGGATAGTAATTCTTCttcgtttctttgtgagcaagatcgaggggtgTCCCTTCACCATTGATCATTTAATGCGTTtgtatagtccccgactttaccGAGAGGGATTAATCAAGCTTGCACATCGGGCCAGTAAGACCCCATTCTCAAGCATCCATGAGGATTAGGACCGAGCCTGGTTGGGCCAATTCGTTAGAGTGAAGACCTCGGATTTAATCCCGGCCGAGGATATTCCATTTTCTgaaaaatggaacatgaaacgtaagtaaaACCTTGCCTTCAAGATTTATTTTAtagtttttccttttctttccttcTCATCGATATTTTGTAATGGTGTAGCTACTGCTCGGATACCTGATGCAGTACCTCAACTCAAGAAGTGGGTCGAGGGTATCGCAATATAGAGATCTTACtccgagcgctcgtggcgtgaGCTtttgaagggccgatgggaggctcgTTCTCATGGTGAGATTTTTCTTTAAGTTACATTCGACCTTGCTTTCACGCCGTCAATTTTAACTTGTTTTACTTTTTTTTGCAGGTTTACCAAAAGACGTTGAAATAAGGACTCCGTCCGGTGATGATGATATTTTTACCAAGCCCCGTGCTCCGAAGCAGGacaaagagaagaaaaggaaaaaggctCTGACTTCTTCGGGCCCTGAGAAAAAAAGGCCAAAAAACTGATTGGCGCGTAAGCCCAAGGGAAATGCCAGTGGTCGGTCATTGTCCCCGGACTCACTCTATCGATTGAGAGATGAGTCTGAGGAGGAAGGAGAAGCCTTTGAACTGGTGGCCAATATACCGTCACAAATCAaagggcaaggggcctccgaaccaAGGATAGGCAAGGCCGGTTTTCATCATGTCGGGGAGGCCGAGGGGGAGGCAGGAGTTGAGGCTTCCCGCGATGCGAAAAAAGCGCCGCAGGAAGCACTTGGTCCTATAGAGATTGTCGATTTGCCCTCGTTTACGGAATCGATGTTTAACGAGGCTCAAGTAGCAAAAGAACGCCCCATCGACAGACCCCATAGATCGAAAGACCCTTTTCGTAATTTTTTCGATTGTGTGGATTCGACGGCCACAGAGGATGCCATTGGATTTGACGATTTAGAGACACCGTGGAAGAGCTCTCCCTATGAAGCAAGCGAGCCTTCCTCGAGCCCAAAATTGGTCG
It includes:
- the LOC104084990 gene encoding rhamnogalacturonan I rhamnosyltransferase 1-like, yielding MGLKGTALGESRVEKLKNCIVYRSRMKLWIIRVTTSVLLWICLVQLTILGETWGPRVLKGWPSCFSHESTSLLVVKSSPAVPARVLPPKRVYRNNGYLMVSCNGGLNQMRSAICDMVAIARYLNVTLIVPELDKTSFWADPSEFQDIFDVDHFITSVRDEVRILKELPPRLKKRVELGTIHTMAPISWSDISYYHNQILPLIRMHKVVHLNRTDARLANNGQPMEIQKLRCRVNFGALKFTPQIEELGRKVIRLLREEGPFMVLHLRYEMDMLAFSGCTQGCNKEEVEELTRMRYAYPWWKEKVINSDLKRRDGLCPLTPEETALTLRALDIDPSIQVYIAAGEIYGGERRMANLAAAYPNLVRKETLLEPSELRFFQNHSSQMAALDYLVSLESDVFVPTYDGNMAKVVEGHRRYLGYKKTILLHRRLLVDLIDQHNGGSLTWDEFSTAVKEAHVERMGNPIQRLVIQDRPKEEDYFYSNPCECLESSYEDETLSNI